Proteins from a single region of Aythya fuligula isolate bAytFul2 chromosome 3, bAytFul2.pri, whole genome shotgun sequence:
- the TMEM151B gene encoding transmembrane protein 151B, which translates to MSPPASAAAAGEGGGSSASGPPEEAEGGREEQRPVKQSLSKSLCRESHWKCLLLSLLMYGCMGAMTWCHVTKVTRLTFDSAYKGKSMMYHDSPCSNGYVYIPLAFLVMLYVVYLVECWHCYTRNELQYKVDVESVHERVQRMQQATPCIWWKAISYHYVRRTRQVTRYRNGDAYTTTQVYHERVNTHVAEAEFDYSNCGVKDISKDLIDLESYPATRLRFTKCFSFANVESENSYLTQRARFFTENEGLDDYMEAREGMHLKNVDFKEYMVAFSDPDNLPWYVSHYVFWVAALLTLSWPLRVLNEYRTSYVHYHVEKLFGFDYVAVTPAEERSFCRRMPRVNTVDSTELEWHIRSNQQLVPSYSEAVLMDLVGLSGCTSYSACRYGGYRQNCERCHRTISSSSIFSRSALSICNGSPRIPFSSSRFSLGRLYGSRRSCLWQSRSGSLNEQSCPTEQTRLSSQVTVEEEDPPPYQDALYFPILIVHRNEGCLNHDHRHLHRNGSCVETSL; encoded by the exons ATGTCCCCCCCGGCCTCGGCGGCCGCGGCCGGcgagggaggaggcagcagcgcGTCGGGGCCGCCGGAGGAGGCGGAGGGGGGCCGAGAGGAG CAGCGGCCGGTGAAGCAGTCTCTCAGCAAGTCTCTGTGCCGGGAGTCCCACTGGAAATGCCTGCTGCTGTCGCTGCTGATGTACGGCTGCATGGGGGCCATGACGTGGTGCCACGTCACCAAGGTGACCCGCCTGACCTTCGACAGCGCCTACAAGGGCAAGTCCATGATGTACCACGACAGCCCCTGCTCCAACGGCTACGTCTACATCCCGCTGGCCTTCCTGGTGATGCTCTACGTGGTGTACCTGGTGGAGTGCTGGCACTGCTACACCCGCAACGAGCTGCAGTACAAGGTGGACGTGGAAAGCGTGCACGAGCGAGTGCAGCGGATGCAGCAGGCCACCCCCTGCATCTGGTGGAAGGCCATCAGCTACCACTATGTCCGGAGGACCCGGCAGGTGACCCGCTATCGCAACGGGGACGCCTACACCACCACCCAAGTGTATCACGAGCGGGTCAACACCCACGTGGCAGAGGCCGAGTTTGACTATTCCAACTGCGGGGTTAAGGACATCTCCAAGGACCTCATTGACCTGGAGAGCTACCCGGCCACGCGGCTCCGCTTCACCAAGTGTTTCAGCTTCGCCAACGTGGAGTCGGAGAACTCCTACCTGACCCAGCGGGCCCGCTTCTTCACGGAGAACGAGGGCCTGGATGACTACATGGAGGCCAGGGAGGGCATGCACCTCAAAAACGTGGACTTCAAGGAATACATGGTGGCCTTTTCCGACCCAGACAACCTGCCTTGGTACGTATCCCACTACGTCTTCTGGGTGGCTGCTCTGCTGACCCTCTCCTGGCCCCTGCGGGTGCTAAACGAGTACCGCACCTCCTACGTCCACTACCACGTGGAGAAACTCTTTGGGTTTGACTACGTGGCGGTGACGCCGGCCGAGGAGCGCTCCTTCTGCCGGAGGATGCCCCGCGTCAACACGGTGGACAGCACCGAGCTGGAGTGGCACATCCGATCCAACCAGCAGCTGGTGCCCAGCTACTCGGAAGCCGTCCTGATGGACTTGGTGGGGCTCTCGGGCTGCACCAGCTACTCGGCGTGCCGCTACGGGGGCTACCGGCAGAACTGCGAGCGGTGCCACAGGACTATAAGCAGCTCGTCCATCTTCTCCCGCAGCGCCCTGAGCATCTGCAACGGCAGCCCCCGCATCCCCTTCAGCAGCAGCCGCTTCTCGCTGGGCCGCCTCTACGGCTCGCGGCGCAGCTGCCTGTGGCAGAGCCGGAGCGGGAGCCTGAACGAGCAGAGCTGCCCCACGGAGCAGACCCGCCTCTCCAGCCAGGTCACGGTGGAGGAGGAAGACCCCCCTCCTTACCAGGACGCCCTCTACTTTCCCATCCTCATCGTGCACCGCAACGAAGGCTGCCTGAACCACGACCACCGTCACCTCCACCGCAACGGGTCCTGCGTGGAGACCTCACTGTGA
- the TCTE1 gene encoding dynein regulatory complex subunit 5, protein MQQAAGRSRPIPSLRRSQSRLTADSYCIHRIIEDPEWSLAAVPQLTELCLQHIVHNFTQNPILDRLLPEHQRKVLDRLPTDLPLAVTANLVSDEDYWKRCCTERWQVCDISGYGDSWKRMFFERHLENILKSFVPNTTDPNQVLELIPLCKDYVRKLEVDQFLPPLKVDPEEEADDISDSGSDLGLGEVPIHHYDLGALVTALPYLEELHLTYGVKDCGMNFEWNLFKFTYQDCCNLAGAVKKCHKLKVFKLTRSNVDDDKTKLLVRSLLDHPSLLALNLSHNLIGDTGAQAVGKLINRSKLETLDLCNNKIHHAGAQALAQALAQNCTLTSLNLRLNYLGDEGGEAMGRALLANTTLKSIHLGSNMLSEPSAVLLSQVLAQNATLTSINLSCNHIGPDGGKQLLEGLAGNKTLTEFDLRLAEVGQENEFLIGQMLWANRHATRLAPQPQPPAEPL, encoded by the exons atgcagcaggctgctggcaggagcaggcccATTCCCTCGCTGCGGCGCTCCCAGAGCAGGCTGACTGCTGACTCCTACTGCATACACCGCATCATCGAGGACCCCGAGTGGTCCCTCGCCGCCGTCCCCCAGCTCACCgagctctgcctccagcacatCGTCCACAATTTCACCC AGAACCCTATTTTAGACCGTCTCCTGCCTGAGCACCAAAGGAAGGTGCTGGACAGGCTCCCCACTGACCTTCCGCTTGCGGTCACTGCCAACCTAGTGAGTGATGAGGACTACTGGAAGCGGTGCTGCACCGAGCGCTGGCAGGTGTGTGACATCTCCGGCTATGGGGACAGCTGGAAACGGATGTTCTTCGAACGCCACCTGGAGAACATCCTGAAAAGTTTTGTCCCCAACACCACGGACCCCAACCAGGTTCTGGAGCTCATCCCGCTCTGCAAAGACTACGTTAGGAAACTGGAGGTTGACCAGTTCCTGCCGCCGCTGAAGGTGGATCCAGAGGAGGAGGCGGACGACATCTCTGATTCAGGGAGTGATTTGGGGCTTGGCGAGGTCCCCATACATCACTATGACCTGGGAGCCCTCGTTACTGCTCTCCCTTACCTTGAAGAGCTTCATCTTACTTACGGCGTGAAGGACTGCGGCATGAATTTCGAGTGGAACCTCTTTAAGTTCACCTACCAGGACTGCTGCAACCTGGCTGGTGCCGTGAAGAAGTGCCACAAATTGAAG GTTTTCAAGCTGACACGCAGCAACGTGGATGACGACAAGACCAAGCTGCTGGTCCGCAGCTTGCTGGATCACCCCTCCCTGCTGGCGCTGAACCTGTCCCACAACCTCATCGGGGACACAGGGGCACAAGCTGTGGGCAAGCTGATCAACCGCAGCAAGCTAGAAACCCTGGATCTGTGTAACAACAAGATCCATCACGCGGGGGCtcaggccctggcccaggcgCTGGCCCAGAACTGCACCCTGACCTCCCTGAACCTGCGCCTCAACTACCTGGGGGACGAGGGCGGGGAGGCGATGGGCCGTGCCCTGCTGGCCAACACCACCCTGAAGTCCATCCACCTGGGAAGCAACATGCTGTCGGAGCcgagtgctgtgctgctctcccagGTCCTTGCTCAGAACGCCACCCTGACGTCCATCAACTTGTCGTGCAACCACATCGGGCCC GACGGTGgcaagcagctgctggaagggctgGCGGGCAACAAGACGCTGACCGAGTTCGACCTCCGCCTGGCAGAGGTGGGCCAGGAGAATGAGTTCCTCATCGGGCAGATGCTGTGGGCCAACAGGCACGCCACCCGGCTGGCACCTCAGCCACAGCCACCAGCCGAGCCCCTCTGA